ctctgcttgttgtgattggctcactgtggtacatacagttgcagcacaggaacgttctgtttgatacagcgaatataggcctaaacctatgttttaactacaaaattagggcgttgtcttatacgcccagtcgacttatacgccggcaaatacggtagtttCTAGACCCAGCCTCCTTCCCACCCAGTCCTGTGCAAGGTGCTGAATGATTGGATATTGGGGCTGAGAACTGCAGAGAAAAAGTGCTAGATcattgggaccaaagagatagtacagcagagtttgccttgtacttactgacctgggctcaattccagcatcctatatggacacCCTGataacagaaccaagagtaaataaACCCAGAGtaccatcagatgtgacccaaaacaattaaaaaaaaaaaaaaagttcgggATCATTGAATGATTCACTGAGCCCTAATCTCCAACCACTCAAGGAACACTTGGGTTTCTTCCCTCTGCTGCCTTGAGTTTTCTCAGGCCTCTGAGTTAAACCCACGTCTGAATGCCGgttaacagggccagagagatagaagtaGAAGGAAAGCAGCAGTCCACCCTGGTTTGTTTCCTTGGCACTGCCTAGTGAGCACCACCAGAGGGCACTCCTGAACACAAGAGCTGGAAGCCCAAGGGATCCGTTTGGAGGAAATCCCGAAAGTCTAAAAGTTgatgtctggggctggagagataacacgcggtagggcgtttgtcttgcacgcagccgacccaggacagacagtggttcgaatccaggtccccctagccagccaggagtgatttctgagcgcagagccagagtaacccctaagtgctgccaggttgtgacccctcaaaaaaagttgATGTCTTCACCTCAGGATTGGAAAGATTGAGTTCAACCCAGTGAGCGTGGTACAACTCAATGCCCTAGTGAAACTCAGGGTCCCTCACACCAGGAATTTGTTTTTGGCTAAGGAACTGCTCTTGACAGCAGCATCTGCATGAGCCTGGTACCCGATGATGACCTTGGTGGAGAGTCCCAGATGTTCTTTGTAAATACGCCTGCAAAATAAGGGGGTGTCAAAAAATGAGGTAGGTAGTTAGCAAAGAGATAACCTGGTCGTTTGCCTAGAGCCCCTACCTCATACCAGCCACAGTAACTGTTTCGTGCCTTAACCAGGGAGAagactttattattgttttgttgttgttctgttgtttttgtttagggggccACATTCATGGCAagttcagggaaccctatggagtGTTGGGGCTCAACACCAAGTTGAGCAAGTGCCTACCCACTCTACGAGTTCACCAGCTCTGGAAGTAGAACTCTTTAATGCAAAACTTGTTCTAACAATTAGGCACCttgggatagcacagcggttgatcatttgcagctgatctgggacagacccaggttcaattcctaacatccTATATATagggtccctccagcctgccaggaacaatttctgagcacagagccaggaggaaccccatgagcaccgccggatgtggcccaaaaacaacaacataaagttCATTCATGTCAGAAAGAAGTGGCCTTAGAGATTTGCAGAGGTTTTTCCAGGGACCAAGTCACCTTgtattagctttttttttcttttttttggtttttgggccacagccagcagcacttgggggttactcctggctatctgctcagaaatagctcctggcaggcactggggaccatatgggacacccggattcgaaccaaccacattaggtcctggattggctgcttgcaaggcaaacaccgctgtgctatctctccagcccccttgtaTTCACCTTTATCCCTAGAAGAGACTCCATACCCTACCCTCTGCCAGAGGCAACCCTCACCCAATGTGCAGTACTCGGTCCTGGTTCTCCGCCTCCTTGGTCCACAAGGCTATCTTGTCCCACTTGGTACGAATATTGATAACAGCCCCACACACTTCCGGTCCATGCTCTGCAAAGCTTTCCCCAATCAGACACAAAAGCTGgacataaaaaaaatagggggtcACAGATGAGAGCTCCGGTAAAGCCAGCCTGGTGACCACTGCCTAACAGCAGCCAGTGCAGCCCATTTCCTGgggaccaccccacccccatactCACACACTCACCGTCTCCAACCACAGGCGGTCCAGAAGTGTGTGGCGCTTCTGCCTGTCCAGGCTGAGTAGCCAGCGGCCTCCCCTCTTGTTTGCGCAGTCTTCCCACATGGGCTCTATGCCCTCCTGAGGGTCAGGAACGCAGTCCCTTTGTTTGAAGGGGTGTGGAAAGTCCAGAAACCTACCCCAACTGTTTTTACCCTAGCCACTATGGACAAAGCAGGTACTACCAACGGCCCCGCACCCCCCATTTATTCAAAGATCTGTGGGGGGAAGCACTCTGCGAACCACATGTGTTACCTTGCAAAAGCTGTCTCCTTTATTGAACCGAGTTCCCAGCAACAAGCAGCATGTAAGATCAGTGATGGGGAGTGTGGGAGTGTGGGAGGCGAAGCCAGCGCTAGGTGGGTGGAGGTGATACATGAAGGGCCTGGCCGTTCTGGGCACCAAGATCCGAAATGACACTTTAACTAAAGAGAGGGATGTCGAGGACACCCCATTTGTCTAGATAAGGATGTTGCTGTGataggagagacagaaagagataggAGGGTGCTTGGcctgcacgctgctgacccagggtcAATCTCCGGCACTCCAGTgccacctggagtgatctctgagttcagagccacgaggaagccctgggcaccacacacaaaaacaccaccacGCTCCCAAAACTGCGAAAACTGGAAAGCAGTTGCATACCCTGCATTCTGGGAGGCTTACCTTGAAGAGGGCATAGTCGCAGCCTATAGATAGCTGGCTGGCCAGCGTGATGTTGCTGTAGACCCTACAGAGAAGTGCATACACACACCTGAACTTCTGTGACTGTTTTTAGTACTACCCCCTCCAGCACTATGCTTCCAACTGTCCCTGCTTCATCAGGGGTCTTGCTAGACCTCACTGCTTCCAACCCACTTACCAGCTTTCagcctttttcttccctccctctttcctggGAATTCTGTCCCTCTTTAAACCCACAAAGCAcgagtcttggggccagagaaatagtacagaggcgtttgtcttgcatttg
This window of the Suncus etruscus isolate mSunEtr1 chromosome 6, mSunEtr1.pri.cur, whole genome shotgun sequence genome carries:
- the EIF4E1B gene encoding eukaryotic translation initiation factor 4E type 1B, whose amino-acid sequence is MAAASSTKEADGAILDCEKDMEKEEKGAAGVPSGTPKSPGAPLSLRRKGWDDGTTGFKVQLHPLLTRWALWFSKNDRSRAWHDNLHLVTKFDTVEDFWAVYSNITLASQLSIGCDYALFKEGIEPMWEDCANKRGGRWLLSLDRQKRHTLLDRLWLETLLCLIGESFAEHGPEVCGAVINIRTKWDKIALWTKEAENQDRVLHIGRIYKEHLGLSTKVIIGYQAHADAAVKSSSLAKNKFLV